The Gammaproteobacteria bacterium genome includes the window CAAGTTGTTTTTCAGTTAATTTCATAATCTATTCCTAAACTAACAAGTTTATCTTTTAATGCTGCCATTGCTCTTTTGGAGAGGTTTTCAGCTTTATAAAATGACCAACCGGTCATCTCACACATTTCTTTGACTGAAAAACCCTGAAGTCTTAGCTTTACCGCAATTCTTCTGCTTTCCGGCAGAGTTTCTATTGCTTGCATTATCAGCTTCATGAGCTTTTCATTGGCTAATATATTTTCAGGTCCCAATTCCTCAGACTGTAAATCGGGTTTGTAATTGTCCTCGTCCGCTTCTTCAGGCATTTGAGTTTCGTTGGTATGCCTTTGGTTTTTGCGAGCCAAGTCGATAATAACATTAGCCGTAATCTTGTATATGTAAGACGAGATGTTTTCAATTTCTCGGTCACTTTCGATTAATTTTAACAGGCGAATACTGACTTCTTGTTCAACATCCTCGGCAGTGACTCCTTTAACATCAGGACGCAGCACAGCGACAGCTTTCACAACATGCTCATGATGTTCGGCAAAAATACGATGAATTTGTGCTTTGCTCAGTCCCATTGGTTTAATTATTCCATGAAAGAGCGTTCATTATCACTCCTTTTGTTTGCTGGAGCTTGTGATTTCGAGTGGCATCCATTGCCGATTTTCCTAAGTTGTTAGTCATGGCAGCGGCGGCTCCCATTCGAATCATAAAATGAACAATTGAAGCGATATTCCTGTCATCTACGGCATATTTTAATTTATGTACTCCACATAAAATCATCAAAGGAGTGTTTCCTTCTTTATCTTTGGCGTTAATATCCATACCGTGATCCATTAAAAACTGGATGGAGTTTTTGGCACTATTGATATTGCTGTAATACTCGGCACCCATGGCAATCACATGAAGCAGGTTTTGTTGGTTTTTGCTTTCAAAAAAGATATCCGCACCATTACGATACAAAATACTTAATAACGAATCATTCCATTGGGCGGCTGCTATGGTAACGTAGTTGTAATTGGACGGTCCGGTACCATTCGGATTGGCGCCGTTTTCCAATAATAACCCGGCAACATGACGACAATTACCAATAATACTGGATGATAATGCAGTGCTGCCATTTTCAGATTTCGCTTCAATATCAGCATTCTGTTGAATTAAAAAAGAAACAACGGCTCGTCTGGAATGACCGCTGGCACGTATTAATGCTGTACAACCATTTTCATCACGACAATTGACATCAATACCTTCAACAATCATTCGATTAAGGCCGCCTAAGTTTCCTGTTTTAGCGGCATGAAACCATTCCTGCTTGTTTGATTTTTTAGAAACAGTTTGTTTGAGTTTTTCAAAGAGAACGTATTTAGGGTCTTTGTCATTCTCAGTTTGTTGTTCAATGGCTGCTTCAACATCTTCTGCTGTAACATTTGGAACAACTGTTTTATTTTCCTCTGTCGATTCAGTTCTGGATATTGATTCAGTTTTTTCGGCTTTTGGAGTGGAAATTTCAGATTGATAATCGTTGGTAAAAAAGGGTAACTCAATTTGATTGATGGAGTTTAAGTGAGTTTCAATCAAACGAGAAATTTTAGGGTGTTTTTGTTTGGCAATTAACCAAGCAGATTTACTGTCCTTATCAGCTCGTTCGGGGTCAGCGCCGGCAGTTAATAATTGTTTGACGATATCATCAATTGGCTGTTTTTGTTTAAGTTCTAAAATTAATGCTGTTTCTTTGTTATTGTTGGTTTGATCAATTTCGGGGTTTTGTTCGATAATGAGACGCACTAAATCTTTGTTTCTTGAATGCACGGCATCAATTAACGCCGTATTGCCGGAATAATCCTGAATATTACAGTCTGCTCCTTGTTCAATGAGCTTTTTGGTTTTATTTTCATGTCCCATCAGGCAAGAAGTCATCAGAGCGGTGCGCTTTTGTTCATTCTGAATATTAACGTCATCAAATACGTTCAATATCATGGAAATCCCTGAAATATCATCCTGCATGCATTGACAGGCTGAAATAAGTAGTGGTTTTTCAGCTTGATGGAATGTGAAATTGTTCTCCAATAAGGCTTTTGCCATTGGGAAGTGGCCATTTTTTAGGGCAAGCGTCAGAACAGAATTTTTTCTGTCGTCGGTGATATGGGTATTTTCAATGCTGTTGAGCGCATCCAGTAGCTGTTGAGTGTCACCTTTTTTGCAACATTCAAAGATATGGTCGATTTGTGAATTATTCACCAGCAAACATTGAGTCGATAAAACAAGCGTTATATTAAATTTTTACCCACTCAATGTCTATTAGATTGTCAAATTAGTTTATTCAAGCACCAAAATATAGTTGCGATAATTTCGATAAATATTCAGAACCGGTGATTTTTTTGAATTATCAAGGATATTTTTTACCTGTTTGAGGTTGTTAACGGACTTTTTATTGATTGAGGTCACCAGGTCTCCACTTCTTAATCCTTGATTCCAGGCTGGGCTTCCTCGTTGAATTTCATCAATTAAAACACCTTGGTAAGTGTCTTTCAATCGTGACGGAAGATTGACGAAGTGAGCTCCCTCCAATCCTGAATGCAGTTCATCTCCATCGAATTCTTTTCTATCAAAAGTTGTGATACTGGCAGTCGTTTGATCTTCATCTTCATCACGAATATAGTTGATTTTTATGCGAGTGTTCAGTTCAAATAAGCCTTCTTGATTTTCAAAGTCGTGTTGATTACTGACCTTTGTATTGTTCAAGTGAGTGATGATATCTCCGGGTTTTAGACCGGCAATATGAGCCGGTGAATCTTCTTCAACATTGGTAACAATCACTCCACTGTTTTTGACCAGGTTAAACGCCCGAGCCAGATTCTCTGTAATATCCTGAACTTCAACGCCTAATGAGCCACGACGAACTTGTCCGTGTTGAACAAGTTGTCTCATGATTCTTTCTGCCAGAGAAGAAGGAATGGCAAAACCGATTCCGACATTTCCTCCGCTTGGAGAATAAATTGAGGTGTTAATTCCTACAAGTTCACCTTTGAGATTGATTAATGCACCGCCTGAATTTCCGGGGTTGATTGAGGCATCGGTTTGAATAAAGTTTTGATAGCCTAAGCCCTGAATATTGGTTCTACCTAATGCGGAAACAATTCCTGAGGTGACGGTTTGACCCAATCCGAATGGATTTCCAACGGCGACCACAAAATCACCAACTTGCATCGTTTCAGAACTTGCCAGTTTGAGTTCGGATAAATTATCCGCATCAATTTGTATCACGGCGACATCAGTTCCTTCATCGGTTCCAATCAATTTGGCGGTAAGGCTTCTGCCATCCTGTAAGGAAACCTGAATATCATCCGCGTCTTCGATGACGTGATTATTGGTAAGAATGTAGCCTTTTGCGGCATTCACAATCACGCCTGAGCCCAACGATTGAGTCACACGTTCTTGAGGATAGTTTGGTAAACCGTAATACCAGCTGTAAAAAGATTGGCTTCTACTATTAATCTTTTGTCTGGATGTTGAGTGAATATTAACCACTGCCGGCGTGACTTTTTGCAGTATTGGAGCTAAAGACGGAACTTTGATACCATCAACTTCTGTTGGCAATCCTGCGAAAATATTGGCAGAAAAAATAAAACCGAATATTAGAATAATTTGTCTCATAACTTTAATAGTCTAACAAATAGCAATAAAGTTCAGTTAAAATAAGTCCCTGTTTGAAAATATCAAGCTGTCGAATGAATAAATTCATCAAGAAACTATACAGTTGTCAAAAATCGAATCAATCATTAGTTTGCGTTGGATTAGATCCTGATATCTCCAGAATCAATCAGTTAGGTGTTGAACTTTCGATTTGGTTGAGAAATATTGTTGATGCTGTTGCAGATAAAGTGTGTGCCTTTAAACCACAAATTGCTCATTTTTCGGCACTTTCAGCAGAAAATGAACTGGAAGAAATAATCAAATACATTCACGATAACTATCCAAATGTTCCGGTGATACTTGATGCTAAACGCGGAGATATTGGATCGACCGCTGAAAGATATGCTTTGGAAGCCTTTGAAAGATATCAAGCGGATGCAGTCACAGTCAATCCGTATCTGGGTCAGGATTCGTTGCAACCATTTTTAGATTATGCAGATAAAGGTGTGATTGCACTTTGTAAAACATCCAATGGTGGCTCTAATGAATTTCAAAACTTAAAACTGGAGAATGGTCAGTTTTTATTTCAACAAGTTGCTGAGAATGCAGCAAACCAATGGAACTCTAATAACAATGTTTTGTTGGTGGTTGGAGCGACTTATCCGCAGGAATTGGCTGAAATTCGTCAGATAGTTGGCGATATGTCGTTGTTGATTCCCGGAATAGGTGCTCAAGGTGGCGATGTTGAAGCCACTCTGAAAAGTGGATTGATAAAAAATTCGGAGCATTCCGGGTTGATTATTTCCAGTTCCAGAGGAATTATTTTTGCCGGGGACAGTCAAGAGAACTACAAAAGCAGAGCTTCAATGGCTTGTGAAGAGTTGAACCGACAAATAAATGACTTCTGGTCTATTTGAATCATTTCATCAACATATTAAAATTACAACTTTTTAAAGAAAAAACCATGTCAGAAAATAGTCCTATAATTGCTCCAACCGGAGGCAGAAAAAAAAGCTCATTGATACCTGTGTTAATTGTGGTAGCAATCACAGTTGTACTTATCATGTTGATGAAAATGAGACAACCGGTCAATGAGAAAAAAGCAGACGCAGTTGTCATTCCGACCGTGAAAACGATTAAAGTGGAACCGATTGATTATGTGGTGCCAATTGTTACTGAAGGCATGGTGTTACCAAAAACACAAATCAGTTTTGCTTCAGAAATCAGCGGAAAAGTTTCTTATGTGGCTCCGCAATTCACCAATGGTGGTCAGTTTAAAAAAGATGATGTGTTGGTGCAGATTGATCCTCGAGATTATGAATTGGCAATCACCCGTGCGAAAGCTAATGTGGCTGCTCAAAAGGCTGCATTGGATTTGGAGCAAGCAAAATCTGATTTGGCAAAATCTGACTGGGGAAAGTATGGTAAAAAAGGTGAACCATCAGCTTTGAATTTGAATTTACCACAAGTCGATAGTGCAAAAGCGGCTCTTGCCGGTGCACAAGCTGATTTGTTGCTGGCACAGCGTAATTTGGAAAAAACCGGCATCAAAGCTCCTTTTGATGGAGTTATTATTGGTAAAAGTGTCGATATCGGACAATTTGTCAATATTGGCATGACGCTGGCAACAATTGCTTCTATTGAAACTGCTGAAATCAAAATCGCACTGTCTGATGAACAAATGCAAAACAGCCGGTTGAATACATTAATCAATGAAATTCTTGTAACCATCACTAGCGAGGAAACAAATAACAACACTTGGCAAGGCAAAGTGGCTCATATTGAAGCTCAAAGAGACTCTCGAACATTGCTAAATTATGCCATTATTGAGGTGAATCAACCGTTCTCACAAAACGATATTCCATTGCGTTTTAATAGTTTCGTAAATGTTGAATTTGCCGGTAAAACATTGAATTCTGTTTACCCTGTGAGTAGAGATTATGTGTTGCTTGGTAATAAGGTTTATTTGTTGAATTCTCAATCAGAGTTGGAAATTAAGCAGTTGGAGATAGCTCATTCGGATGAGGAAAATTTTTATGTTTCAAGTGGATTGACGAGTCGTAGTGAAATCATCACAACCAAATTATCCGGCGTGAAATCAGGTAGCAAATTGAAATTGGATACGAACCCAAACCTATAACCGAGACTCTATACTATGAAAGAAATACTAAACTGGCGTAAAGGTCTGATTTATTGGTTTGCGGTCAATCCGGTTGCAGCTAATTTG containing:
- a CDS encoding sigma-70 family RNA polymerase sigma factor, yielding MGLSKAQIHRIFAEHHEHVVKAVAVLRPDVKGVTAEDVEQEVSIRLLKLIESDREIENISSYIYKITANVIIDLARKNQRHTNETQMPEEADEDNYKPDLQSEELGPENILANEKLMKLIMQAIETLPESRRIAVKLRLQGFSVKEMCEMTGWSFYKAENLSKRAMAALKDKLVSLGIDYEIN
- a CDS encoding ankyrin repeat domain-containing protein, giving the protein MNNSQIDHIFECCKKGDTQQLLDALNSIENTHITDDRKNSVLTLALKNGHFPMAKALLENNFTFHQAEKPLLISACQCMQDDISGISMILNVFDDVNIQNEQKRTALMTSCLMGHENKTKKLIEQGADCNIQDYSGNTALIDAVHSRNKDLVRLIIEQNPEIDQTNNNKETALILELKQKQPIDDIVKQLLTAGADPERADKDSKSAWLIAKQKHPKISRLIETHLNSINQIELPFFTNDYQSEISTPKAEKTESISRTESTEENKTVVPNVTAEDVEAAIEQQTENDKDPKYVLFEKLKQTVSKKSNKQEWFHAAKTGNLGGLNRMIVEGIDVNCRDENGCTALIRASGHSRRAVVSFLIQQNADIEAKSENGSTALSSSIIGNCRHVAGLLLENGANPNGTGPSNYNYVTIAAAQWNDSLLSILYRNGADIFFESKNQQNLLHVIAMGAEYYSNINSAKNSIQFLMDHGMDINAKDKEGNTPLMILCGVHKLKYAVDDRNIASIVHFMIRMGAAAAMTNNLGKSAMDATRNHKLQQTKGVIMNALSWNN
- a CDS encoding Do family serine endopeptidase — encoded protein: MRQIILIFGFIFSANIFAGLPTEVDGIKVPSLAPILQKVTPAVVNIHSTSRQKINSRSQSFYSWYYGLPNYPQERVTQSLGSGVIVNAAKGYILTNNHVIEDADDIQVSLQDGRSLTAKLIGTDEGTDVAVIQIDADNLSELKLASSETMQVGDFVVAVGNPFGLGQTVTSGIVSALGRTNIQGLGYQNFIQTDASINPGNSGGALINLKGELVGINTSIYSPSGGNVGIGFAIPSSLAERIMRQLVQHGQVRRGSLGVEVQDITENLARAFNLVKNSGVIVTNVEEDSPAHIAGLKPGDIITHLNNTKVSNQHDFENQEGLFELNTRIKINYIRDEDEDQTTASITTFDRKEFDGDELHSGLEGAHFVNLPSRLKDTYQGVLIDEIQRGSPAWNQGLRSGDLVTSINKKSVNNLKQVKNILDNSKKSPVLNIYRNYRNYILVLE
- the pyrF gene encoding orotidine-5'-phosphate decarboxylase; amino-acid sequence: MNKFIKKLYSCQKSNQSLVCVGLDPDISRINQLGVELSIWLRNIVDAVADKVCAFKPQIAHFSALSAENELEEIIKYIHDNYPNVPVILDAKRGDIGSTAERYALEAFERYQADAVTVNPYLGQDSLQPFLDYADKGVIALCKTSNGGSNEFQNLKLENGQFLFQQVAENAANQWNSNNNVLLVVGATYPQELAEIRQIVGDMSLLIPGIGAQGGDVEATLKSGLIKNSEHSGLIISSSRGIIFAGDSQENYKSRASMACEELNRQINDFWSI
- a CDS encoding efflux RND transporter periplasmic adaptor subunit, with protein sequence MSENSPIIAPTGGRKKSSLIPVLIVVAITVVLIMLMKMRQPVNEKKADAVVIPTVKTIKVEPIDYVVPIVTEGMVLPKTQISFASEISGKVSYVAPQFTNGGQFKKDDVLVQIDPRDYELAITRAKANVAAQKAALDLEQAKSDLAKSDWGKYGKKGEPSALNLNLPQVDSAKAALAGAQADLLLAQRNLEKTGIKAPFDGVIIGKSVDIGQFVNIGMTLATIASIETAEIKIALSDEQMQNSRLNTLINEILVTITSEETNNNTWQGKVAHIEAQRDSRTLLNYAIIEVNQPFSQNDIPLRFNSFVNVEFAGKTLNSVYPVSRDYVLLGNKVYLLNSQSELEIKQLEIAHSDEENFYVSSGLTSRSEIITTKLSGVKSGSKLKLDTNPNL